The sequence TTGTTTACAGAGTATCAAAGTACACAAACTCATGCAAAGCTCTGAAAATactggtatttttttctcttttgttagAAGTAAATTAGCATATGGATCAATGGTTTGGGCGCCATATTCCAAAAAGTACATTGAAgagattgaaaaaattcaaaagaaattcattaggtattatatttgtttcaatatttacccCGCTCAAGAGAATTATGTACCGTATAAAAGCTTGTTGAAACTGTTTAACTGTcaaagtttagaaaagagaagGCATGTTAAAGATCTTACAtatttatttgacattataaATAATGGAGAATGCCAGTTTTGCttggcgagtttaaatttgtatgcttcaaatgttaatttgaggCCCGAATCTtagttttacttaaattatgcgAAACATGATTAAGCAAAAAATTCACCGTTACGTAGAATGTGTaagacatataataaatattgtaatgaacttaatttgtttcaacgaaGAAATGAGTATTCTAAGGCTTTAATATTGTTAATGAACTATCACGACTAAATTTGAtgtgttatattctaaaaaactggggttgtatttttgtattatgtttatatacTTTCTATCAGTAGTGTTTTTCCAGTAATTTTGCtgttgggaaaacaataaaaaccaataaataaataaaataaaattagagaccGGTCCCAAACTTTGAAGcgacatttttgatattttaatcagATTTAGGACACACGAGGTAGCGTTTACAGCCGACATTACCAAAACATATCGACAAATTTTGTTACCTCCCGACCATTGTCCACATTAACACGTTGTATTTCGAGAGGATCTGTCGTCCCCATTGTTAGATTATCAATTTAATACTGTGACATATGGTATTGTTTCATCGCTATTTTTAGCAATTAGAACTTTATATCAGCACGCTAGTGATGTAAGAAAGAAATTTCCCCTTAGCCTCACAGGTACTCGACGTATAAATACATAACTTCATAACTCCATAACACGTATGTGGATGACATCGTCATGGGAACGAGCTTGGTTCCAGATGCGCTAGATTTGTACAATCCATTAAATTCCTTGCTCTTATCAGGTGGCTTTCCCTTAGGAAAATGGGCAAATGCTccgaaattattaattaatatcccCGAGGAGAAACGGGtatcaatttcaaaattgaatcGAGCGATGTTGGCCTTTGAAAGGATTTTGGAATGCACTGTTCACCGAAAGCCGATACTTTTTCCTACCACGACAATTTTGATGCtgtggtaaattaaaaaaagaaagctgCTGTGGAACATTGCCAGAATTTTTGACCCTTTGGTCAAATATTGGGGCTGTGTCTCGCGTGACAATATGGGCTAAAATGTTGATGCAATCGCTGTGGAATGAAATATTATCTTGGGACAATTCCCAAAGAGAAAGAATGGCTATGCAATGGGATTATTTTGTCTCTCAAAGTCATTTACCCCAGGATATATTTTACCGCAGTCTACTTCAAAGCCGCAACAGATCGGATTCTGTGATGCATCGGAGTGCGGCTAAGGTGCGGTGTGGTGCATGTAAGAAGGATCGCAGaattagaaattaatattcatttagtTGCGCCTATAAGTAAAGTTGCTCCTTTGAAAGCCTTATCCATTCCAAGGCTTAAGTTACAGGGAGCGGATGTATTACCTAAACTCCTATGccgttttttatcttttttggaaaaaatttggaaAGATTTGAGATCCTAAAAATATATGCTTGGACCGATTCTCAGATCGTATTGGATTGGTTTTAAGTGTAACCTTATTCATTAAAGACCATTGCTACTAACAGAACAGGGTTTCGTTTTCCGCGTGATtaacggtgaattttgaaaaatatcataaaaatgctcaaattatagagttatttaattattttatttatttgactgacggatagaaaattatttttcaattcaaaaacgaaaaacgcaAGTAAATCCGAATTTTCCGTCACGAGATTTTGAATGAtcaatacataaaaattttgtggCGCACCGAAAACTACATCACCACAAGCATCCGCTTAGAAAGCCCCGATGACGTAACCTGTTGCTGAACATCGCTCGAAGCAGTCCTCAGCTGGCCTATCAGAACTCCAACACGGGTGATTAAAGCGTGCCTACACTGCAAAATAGTGATCCCACGCCTCATTTTTATGTCAGTAGGTATTATTTTACTGGCACAAAGTTGATATTTCACGTCAAAGATGAGAAATATACAGGCAAGATTGTTTAAATTCTGAAATTTCATCCAAGTTTTGCAATGCCCGCTCAATGCATCGACCAAACTCCTTTGCATTGTAATTTTCAAGCGAGATGAGTTCGAAGAATAGGCTTCCTTAAGACCTGGGTGTAGAAATACCTCCAAAAGGCGCCTAGTAAGCTACTAATTTGTTTGATATCAAAATACAAGGAGAAGCCGGTGGCTAAGAGCCATTCAAAGAAATTCAGGTTTATTTCGACAAAAAGATTggagaaattttaattgatttttaaagtcCATTTCTAAAATTTCTCGTGATGATAAATggacaatttttttgtatttattcgtgctaatattttcgttttgcctctttaaaacagaatttttagCTATCGGCGACCCATAAATGTTACTTACATTTAGGACATGCATTATAGACTGCTAATGCTGTCGTCCACGCCAAGTCCATAGTgtgtcatgaatttaaaaaaaatcaaaaagttagCATTCATTTTGAGTGACATTAAAGGATTAGAGAAGTCTGAGTTGCTTCAAGTTGAGGCAACTGTTATCAATTCTGTCAAGAGAGGTGAGACTAATTTCTTCCGGAAACCGTATTATGAAACGGAAATCCTTTTTTACAACAGTACGATGAGCTGAAATGTGGAACAAACCTGTGGTATTAGAATATTAGTAGTAGAATGTTGCTGACAAAACCAAATTGTGTAACCCGCATCTCAGACCAAgtcattttctaaaatttcttttgatgacaaatggagaaatttttagtaattattcgtgcaaatatttccatttcgCCTCTTCAAAACCAATGTTTTACCTATCGATGACCCATAAATGTTCAATACATTGTGGATGCACGTTATTGATCACAAATACCACGTCAAATCCATAGTGTGCcatgaatttcaatatttcctttttgaaatatGGCCATCACCAATGTAACATGttcgagaaaattaaaaattaacataaattttaagtcACATAAACCGATTAGAGAAATCTTAGTTACTTCGAGTTGAGACAGTTATTATCAATAAGGCATGGGTGACATTACACCTTGCCTCTGCAGAGCTCGGGTATCTTCGCGCAATGGTCGGCGCGGAGAAATTTTGCTTGATTATTAAATTTTCGCTTTTCTCTTGTCTtcacctcttttaattaatgatctaacATTCCTGCAGTACAGGTCATACATAATAGAGGACGTTATAGTTGAGGTTATGACCTATTCTCCAGGAATTTTTTTAGCCTTGATTATCGAAGTCAATTTGacgatgaatggagaaacttttgGTATTTCTGCGGGCTAATATTTCCGTTTTATCTTTTCAAAACAGATTTTCAAGCAATGGACGACACATAAATGTTCATTATATTATAGGCATACGTTATAGACCACTAATACTGACGCCATGTCAAATCCAAGTGTATCatgaattttccatgaaattaaaaattttgcattgattttAATTGATATAAACGGATTAGAGAAATCTGAGTTGCTTCAAGTTGAGGCAACTACTATCAATTCCGCCATAGGAGGCGAGACTCATTTATTACAAAAACcgttttacaaaataaaaaaactgatttataACAGGAACCGCTggcatttggaaaaaaaacctgtGGAATCAGAATATTAGTAAATACTGACAAAATTAAATTAGGTACACGGCATCTCAGAAATATAccaaaccaaataaaaattcatcaaaattaaacATGAGAATAAAAGTGGTACggaatttattttccatggcaAGGCCTAAAGAGTAAAATGATACAGACACACActtttaatgcattgcattcttaaaaactataaaaaggttaaaaaaacagTACATGGCATACATGTAATACAAGCTCATTTTCACTTTAATATGCCACTAAAAATTAGTCATAAGGCAAAATAACAATACAAAAGAAATTAgacaaaattataattcaaaagaaattggacaacatataatttttatgatacatCTGTAAGTGAAAAGTCCCAATATTTTTCGAACACATTTCATTTGGTTTCAATTTCTACGTATTTAAAATGTTCAGACGCCCAAATGTGAGGCGAAGAAATGTATTAAGTATTACTCGTGGATAAAATCTACTTAACATTCAAGTCTTTAGCAATGTTTCAATGAAAACTCACGTCAAAATAAAAACAGTGTGTGACATCAAATTCCATGCTGTAAAAACAGGTATTCTTGAAATATATGTGGcacaaaaatttccttttaaacaaacgTGAATAAAATAGGACAAAAAATGTGTTTATGATACTTCTGTAAGTAAACAGACACTACATTTTTTCAAGCACAGGTTATTTAAGAGCAATTACCACATATTAAACATGTTCAGACACCAAAAATTGAAGCAAAACAAATGTATGAATTATGACTCGTAGTAAACTTTCTATTTATATTACCATTCTTCTGTGATGCTATAATTTAAAGTGGCATGTGAAATAAGCATTTATGCAGGCAAAATAAGTGTTAATAAAATTCTACATGGCACACATACTTCCTTCTGGAGACATGTGAAGTAAATAagacaaaaagaaaattattatgacACATTCTTAAGTGAacagcatttaaattatttccaaaaacaaGTTACTTAGGCAAAACTGCGGTTCTATGTTTTAGAGAatgaaaattatctttcatttgTATCACATTATTTTATAACTAGGACAATGTTTGAGTTGCTGAAAATAATTAGTAGACTGAATAAGATCTCTATTATTTGTCTTTTGGGGAAAAGTCAAGCAGATCTGTTTCCAACAACTAAAAATACGGTTAAAATAACTAAACCTGATTACTCAAAAGTAATGATATTCATTTCCTTCTAATAGTTAATAAAACAATACTGATACGGCCAGACTTATGCCTATCATAGACATGAATCGCTGGTTGAGATGATTGTGTGTCTTAATTCTTAGTTTAGATCTCCTGTAGCGCATTGTTGAACTAAATAATATGCGTCGAAAGAGTTAATATTACTGATAAATTAAAGCTACATAAACCTGTATTCCCATTGATAAAATACGGtcttaatacaaaaaattatcTATCTCAGTGTTTGACCGGAATCCATTCTTTTTCTGACTAATATTTGGTAGACCCTGTCTCAAGATTAAACATTACTGAGTGTGATTACAAGATTACTGTATATCAAGAATGTTATATTCAGTACTAccattaatattgtttatattaatgttatgaaatggaaaaatttagttCACCCATAACCATGAGGTACTTGAGAACGACTAACGTGGATATGGTAGGTAACAACACGCTACAAAAGCTGCTCAACTCGACCATTCAGTGAAAATGTTATTTCGAAAGGCATACTTTgcacaattaatgaaaaaagataagagtaattaaaaaacattatttttatcatcctaTTCAGAAGAAAAATAGCAATGATTCGTGCAACTGAAATTTCACCTGGAACAAAAATATCCTTTCGGAAAAATATGAGAGATCTCTACAGAATAATACTAAAGTGAATTTCCTCACGAGTGGCGTTAGAAAATTCCCAAAAAGAGGTTGTAGCTTATGAAACTGAGATCGTTCATCCTCAATCGCTAATTTCAGCTTTGGCAAACAGTACATCAACTTCAAATTCGTTACGAATGTGCACTTTCTCCATACCATCTTCCCTGCGAGCAAAGATCTTGCCGTGTCTAATCCAAACACATTTGATAACCCCTTGCTTCTTAAGCTGCCATGCCTTAGAGAAAATTTTCCTATTCACTGTCGTCAGACGAAAGTTGATAAAGAAAGGGATTGGGGCACAATCTTGCATTCCTAGATCGCCGGTGGTGAGGTTTCGCTTCAGTTTCTTGGCCTTCATGAGCCGTTCAGCATGCAGAGATCTAGAAAAGCGAACCACAATGGGAGCTATTCTGCCATCAGCTGGCCCGTTAAACGTGATACGATAGGCGTATTCAACATCTCTTTCGTCTACTCTTGCCTTGAGAACCCTACACACGTTGCCCACGATGCCCATCGCG comes from Ischnura elegans chromosome X, ioIscEleg1.1, whole genome shotgun sequence and encodes:
- the LOC124171196 gene encoding uncharacterized protein LOC124171196, which gives rise to MTEEILATVKAIDNKQTELCKALLICQSTVNDHGWMLDNLSKFVSNAYDQFMDISREMSDMKINFQTFQYQLNALEQVSLRSTLEIHGIPYRQGESAMGIVGNVCRVLKARVDERDVEYAYRITFNGPADGRIAPIVVRFSRSLHAERLMKAKKLKRNLTTGDLGMQDCAPIPFFINFRLTTVNRKIFSKAWQLKKQGVIKCVWIRHGKIFARREDGMEKVHIRNEFEVDVLFAKAEISD